The genome window ACAAGGAATAGAGCCCACTCTTTCAGGCAATTGGTTATCATTAAAGTGGAGATCAAGTTGTTGGGTTTTCTAATATGCTTCATAGATTCAAGGTTTCTTGGtttgtattttaatataaatctaCCAAAGGTATGATTCTCTAAACCCTAATTTGAATGAGTGTGTTCTTGCATTATAAAAGtagatcttgattttttttttttcccccgcTGCATAATTTCTTGGCTAGTTTGTCAGCTTAATCTTCACTTGAAGAATTTGGCCAAAGAGGTTCATGCAATCCATTAAAGGAGTTGCATAATGTAAATTACTACTATAGTTATTAAAAACCCAATCAAAAATTACTTTTGCATCAATCTCCACTCTCCATCTCAACTGCCAACTAGTTCAAATTAATACACATTAATAAATTATctcttagggtctgtttggattgagggtgagtggaggggagtagaatagagttggctaaaaataagctaatttttggtaattctactctactctactctactccctctCGCTCCCCCTCAatctaaacagacccttagAGGCCAAAGTTCTGCATTGACGCTAGAATATAAGTTGGGTAAATCCTTTGATCCATAGGTCTCTATGGTCATGGATCACTCCTCCACTTTCTAGCCAAGGATTGCTCAAAGATAAGCAATCTGTATTGAGGCTGTAACAGCCCTCCTCCGATTGTTCCATCTTACTTTAACTACATGTTTCCTTTTGTTCCATGTTTCCAAAATGTACATATGATTCCATTACCTTTTCACAGTGCCATTACCTTTCACAGTGATAGGTATGCACACGTGCATATAAAGCGTTTGCTATTATCAAAGTCCCTTTGAATATATAGACCAACACACCTAGCTTGTCCTAGTTCCATtaatatattcataaaaaaaagttcCATTAATATAAATcatcattaaaatatatagagcCAAGATTTTCGTAGTTGATCTCTTCCCCCCTTTCGGAAAATGATAGGAGCTTCTCACTCAAAACCTCACGCTTCAAAGCATAAGTCCTTTCCGCCTGTTGAATCCTCAATGGACCATGAAAAATACGtattaaaattcatttattaaaaaaaaaaatagaaagaaagtaTGAAGTTTTAACAGAAAAATAAggttaaagagagagaaaaaagagttaCCTTTCAAAAATGTaaatagttttcaaattttgaatataataatttattattttcataagaATGAgtgtatttttcaaattctttttgtAAAGTTTGAGTGCAGAAATTGTACttactatatgatttaaaatGGTTATAATTTAAGCAAAGAATgacttaagagttaagataTGCTAGAGATTTATCTAATTACTAAAAAGCAATCCATGAGAATCATAAGTGAATTttgtctataaaaaaaataacaaaatggcTTATTCATATACAAAACCCTTacaaataatcacaatataatgaatatgcatgctattttttatgggttttctACATTCTAATAATGCTATTTTGAATTCACATGAGTGACATTTAATTATCTAGATTGCTCTtaagtattatatatatgtgtgtgtgtgtgcgcgcgcacTATGTATACATGTGTCTCTACGTAGGTCCATAAGTGTATGAAAGCATATGAatgatataataatttttacccCTTGAAACTAATTAAATCTTGGCTCCGCCACTGATTTCTAAAGCGACTCTACTACATCATTTTTAAATCGAAACGATCAATTAACAAATGAATGGTTTAGATTTCATttatcattaatatatatatatatatatagtatttagATTTTGATAAAGCCGTAAAATCTGAAGtacttatttattaatgaatgaTTAAAAACCAATTTTATCATGGAGTTATCATATTGTTTATATGTACTTTGTCTATGGTTCTCTGTAGACCTTTTATGCTCATATGATCATCTATTTACTTCATGACAGCAAAATTAAtgaacaaataatataaaacatatataCCTGGAGATGCAAATTATAAAACACCCTTCCTCCAAAGGACTCAAAAAATGAAGCATTTAATATTAGAAACCCGTCCTTCTCCAAATTAGGCAAGATCTCAGCCAATGGACTCTTATGAACATTATATGTGGATATCTGAATCATAACTTCTCTATCATTAAGCCAACTTGCCGAAACAGCAGATAAAGAGCTCCGACTTGCAATTTGTCTCTGATTTTCTTGATGAATTTGTTCACCTTGCCTACAAATCCTTGATATAAGCTCTTCCTTCTTTTGAATCAATTCATCCACTTGTTGTTGTAGTTCTGGTATGTATTTGACCATGCGCGAAACTGTAGCTGGAATGCTTAATTTTTCGTGTAACAAAAACGCAAATGAAGTGAATTGTTATGGGAAAGGATAGTGATTGGAAATGCGTCAAATGCTACTATGTCTATGAGGATTAACATCATGTTCAACTTCTATTATATTTCTTATGCCAAATATGAACTGTAGTTTGTAGACTTATATAAATTCAGATTTTGAAGTGCTATTCACCATAATTtgtcaaatacatatataaaacaCTAAAGAGGATGAGCTCTATTTCACAAAAGCGCTACAGTTAAAGCTTCTATTTCTTAGGTCAACGACTTAATACCAAATGGGTACTAAAGATGCTTAAAAAAAGGCATATgcatagaacatctgataaattaTT of Quercus lobata isolate SW786 chromosome 8, ValleyOak3.0 Primary Assembly, whole genome shotgun sequence contains these proteins:
- the LOC115956524 gene encoding transcription factor ORG2-like yields the protein MLSSPSTSFSTIAWPLKNPMSAEHSNYVYRETEASVSFAQDYPPSQPKLEPNCSTISTSIGSSPTMVKKLYHNASERDRRKKINTLYSSLHTLLPPADQAEKLSIPATVSRMVKYIPELQQQVDELIQKKEELISRICRQGEQIHQENQRQIASRSSLSAVSASWLNDREVMIQISTYNVHKSPLAEILPNLEKDGFLILNASFFESFGGRVFYNLHLQAERTYALKREVLSEKLLSFSERGEEINYENLGSIYFNDDLY